In one bacterium genomic region, the following are encoded:
- the gyrA gene encoding DNA gyrase subunit A, which produces MADNIPEETNLEEQPTEIVKPGIGTVKMQAIEFEMEKSYLEYAMSVIVSRALPDVRDGLKPVHRRILYAMHTIGVRANTKYRKSATVVGEVIGKYHPHGDSAIYESMVRMAQDFSLRYPMVDGQGNFGSVDGDSAAAMRYTEARMTKIAEEMLADIDKDTVDFMPNYDGSQREPKVLPAKIPNLLLNGVQGIAVGMATNIPTHNLREMVDAIVAIIDNPDVTIDELMKIVKGPDFPTGATIFDDGGITSAYGTGRGSITMRAVAEIVEYKKGRQAIIVTEIPYQVVKSNLIEKIAELHQSKKVVGISDLRDESSDRGGMRIVIELKKDAYPQKILNQLYKHTPLQTAFHVNMLALVDGIQPRVLNLEMVLRYYLDHRRVVVRRRTEFDLRKAEARAHILEGLLKALDEIDAVISTIRESETQDEARQNLIKRFDLTEIQANAILAMQLRTLAGLERKKIQDEYNELQNTIAKLKEILSSDANILKVIREELLEVREKYGDDRRTQIERRAVGNFSEEDLVPNEDVIITVTHGGYIKRMPADTYKSQGRGGKGIMGMATKEEDVVEHVIKTKNHDWLLFFTSQGRAFRVKVYEIPAASRTAKGVSIVNILNLAPEEKVTSTVSLTKEEKEQYLFMATRQGTIKKTKITDFANIRSTGIIAIKLDREDELIWVKKCSDGDDIILSTAKAQALRFGQEAARPMGRATRGVRGVRLRADDRVVGVDVVGKEEGLMLVTCANGYGKLTKTNQFTKHARGGVGIKAGVVTAKTGEVIDARVIVSRDDELLLISKQGQVIRLRLKDISVIGRATQGVRIMKLKDGDSVASLALMDASGDPELTE; this is translated from the coding sequence ATGGCAGATAATATCCCAGAAGAGACTAATTTAGAAGAACAGCCCACTGAGATTGTGAAGCCAGGCATCGGTACAGTTAAGATGCAGGCAATTGAGTTTGAGATGGAGAAGAGTTATCTCGAATATGCTATGTCGGTGATTGTTTCGCGGGCCCTGCCAGATGTGCGTGATGGTTTAAAGCCGGTGCATCGACGTATATTGTACGCCATGCACACGATTGGTGTACGGGCTAATACTAAATATCGTAAGTCGGCAACGGTAGTAGGTGAAGTAATTGGTAAGTATCACCCGCATGGTGATTCGGCTATTTATGAGTCCATGGTGCGCATGGCTCAAGACTTTAGTTTGCGCTATCCGATGGTTGATGGTCAGGGTAACTTTGGTTCGGTTGATGGTGACTCGGCGGCTGCCATGCGATACACCGAGGCTCGTATGACTAAAATAGCTGAAGAGATGCTGGCTGATATCGATAAAGATACAGTCGACTTTATGCCCAACTATGACGGTTCACAGCGAGAACCCAAGGTTTTACCAGCTAAAATCCCGAATCTTCTTTTAAATGGAGTGCAGGGTATTGCTGTTGGTATGGCTACTAATATTCCAACCCACAACTTGCGTGAAATGGTTGATGCAATTGTGGCAATTATTGATAACCCAGATGTAACGATTGATGAGTTGATGAAAATTGTTAAAGGTCCGGACTTCCCAACTGGAGCTACTATTTTTGATGACGGCGGGATTACTTCGGCCTATGGAACTGGTCGCGGTAGTATTACTATGCGTGCCGTGGCAGAGATTGTGGAGTATAAGAAGGGGCGCCAGGCAATTATTGTAACCGAAATTCCCTACCAGGTAGTGAAATCAAATCTAATTGAGAAAATTGCTGAGCTTCATCAATCGAAAAAAGTTGTCGGCATCTCAGATTTGCGCGATGAAAGCTCGGATCGTGGTGGTATGCGGATTGTGATTGAGCTTAAAAAAGATGCCTACCCGCAGAAGATATTAAATCAGCTCTATAAACACACGCCACTTCAGACGGCTTTCCATGTTAATATGCTAGCCTTAGTAGATGGTATTCAGCCACGCGTGTTGAATTTGGAGATGGTACTACGTTACTATCTCGATCATCGTCGAGTTGTGGTGCGTCGTCGAACTGAGTTTGACTTGCGCAAAGCTGAAGCCCGAGCCCATATCCTCGAAGGTCTTTTGAAGGCACTTGATGAAATAGATGCAGTTATCTCAACTATTCGTGAGAGCGAAACTCAAGATGAGGCACGACAGAATCTGATTAAGCGATTTGATTTAACCGAAATTCAAGCTAATGCTATTTTAGCAATGCAACTGCGCACATTGGCCGGCCTGGAGCGTAAGAAGATTCAAGATGAATATAATGAATTGCAAAATACCATTGCTAAATTAAAGGAAATTCTTTCTAGCGATGCAAATATTCTAAAAGTTATCCGAGAAGAGCTTTTGGAGGTGCGTGAAAAATATGGTGATGATCGTCGTACCCAAATTGAACGTAGGGCGGTTGGTAATTTCTCGGAAGAAGACTTGGTGCCAAATGAGGATGTTATTATTACCGTCACTCATGGCGGCTACATTAAACGAATGCCGGCCGACACTTATAAGAGTCAAGGCCGTGGCGGTAAAGGGATTATGGGCATGGCCACCAAAGAAGAAGATGTGGTGGAGCACGTTATTAAGACCAAAAATCATGACTGGCTACTCTTTTTCACTTCTCAAGGCCGAGCTTTTAGGGTGAAGGTTTATGAAATACCGGCCGCCAGTCGAACCGCTAAGGGTGTGTCGATTGTAAATATCTTAAATCTAGCACCAGAAGAAAAAGTGACGAGTACAGTTTCTCTTACCAAAGAAGAAAAAGAGCAGTATCTATTTATGGCTACGCGTCAGGGAACTATCAAAAAGACTAAGATTACTGATTTTGCTAATATTCGCTCCACGGGTATTATTGCGATAAAACTAGACCGCGAGGATGAGTTAATTTGGGTGAAAAAATGCTCTGATGGTGATGATATTATTTTATCAACCGCTAAGGCTCAGGCTCTACGTTTTGGCCAAGAGGCCGCTCGACCAATGGGGCGGGCAACTCGCGGTGTGCGTGGTGTACGCTTGCGTGCTGATGACCGAGTAGTTGGTGTAGATGTAGTTGGTAAGGAAGAAGGGCTGATGTTGGTGACTTGTGCTAATGGCTATGGCAAGCTAACCAAGACTAATCAATTCACTAAGCACGCTCGTGGCGGAGTTGGTATTAAGGCCGGGGTGGTAACCGCCAAGACTGGAGAAGTGATAGATGCCCGCGTGATAGTCTCGCGCGATGATGAGTTGCTACTTATTTCTAAGCAAGGCCAGGTTATTCGATTGCGACTTAAGGATATATCGGTAATTGGTCGGGCTACGCAGGGGGTGCGGATTATGAAGCTCAAGGATGGTGATAGTGTTGCCTCTCTGGCACTGATGGATGCTTCGGGAGATCCAGAACTAACGGAATAG
- a CDS encoding divergent PAP2 family protein yields MSEYLYIPLITWLIAQVIKFSIATLQGKYRPSLLFSSGGMPSVHSATVASLATVALIEGGANSPLFGITGVFAAIVMYDSLGVRRAAGEQAKALNLLIEDLSSSGAVKTPKKYGHLKEILGHRPLEVAIGVVLGVATASILLGSRLLERASWLLTTPANLARWAQIGLAVLLILISVVAYLTARSRSSRKLARYRPFLKQFLIANLVIATIFLGLVFLQTQAVSMYNTWLFVVLGVLLLFFWHAALWYMLLVDGKLRASIADVSVQARKQKWMKSKRKSSRSTRRASKRK; encoded by the coding sequence ATTTCGGAGTATCTTTATATACCACTTATTACTTGGCTAATTGCCCAGGTAATCAAATTTAGTATTGCCACATTGCAAGGAAAGTATCGGCCAAGCTTACTTTTCTCTTCTGGTGGTATGCCCAGCGTGCATTCAGCTACGGTGGCTTCATTAGCAACTGTAGCATTGATTGAAGGTGGAGCAAACAGCCCGCTGTTTGGTATTACTGGCGTATTTGCGGCAATTGTTATGTATGACAGTCTTGGAGTGCGTCGAGCCGCTGGCGAGCAAGCAAAAGCCTTAAATTTATTAATTGAGGATCTTTCAAGTAGTGGAGCTGTAAAAACTCCTAAAAAATATGGTCACTTAAAAGAGATTCTGGGCCATCGTCCGTTAGAAGTTGCTATTGGCGTAGTTTTAGGTGTGGCAACAGCATCGATACTACTTGGCAGTCGTCTGCTCGAACGGGCTAGTTGGCTACTTACTACACCAGCTAACTTAGCGCGTTGGGCACAAATCGGATTAGCGGTTTTGTTGATCCTAATTAGTGTGGTAGCTTATCTAACTGCACGGTCAAGATCATCCAGAAAATTGGCTCGCTATCGACCATTTTTAAAGCAGTTTTTAATAGCTAATTTAGTAATTGCGACTATATTTTTGGGACTGGTATTCTTACAAACTCAAGCGGTATCTATGTATAATACTTGGCTTTTTGTAGTGCTTGGTGTGTTGTTGTTATTTTTCTGGCACGCAGCGTTGTGGTATATGCTCTTGGTAGATGGAAAGCTGCGGGCTAGCATTGCCGATGTCTCGGTGCAGGCTCGTAAGCAAAAATGGATGAAATCGAAACGTAAAAGTTCACGATCAACTCGTCGAGCAAGTAAGCGCAAGTAG
- a CDS encoding dienelactone hydrolase family protein: protein MAQLQPYLYTTDGEVVSEKALIILPEIYGVQDFTRELAQKVQSELNWTGYVLDHFYAVTGKVQTFDYSDASAGMAVMQQMTGEAYLSLLDKAIGEVMARQPDLVRLAIWGFCFGGKLAYLSGVNTRVTDIISFYGGASLAPGFYEGQSAVEALTQRRMGDKNLRILAAFGKNDEMIPASDVESIRSQLERAKITREVNTYPAGHAFFNEDRKDRYVQAASDQAWQDVCSFLI from the coding sequence ATGGCGCAACTCCAGCCTTATTTATATACTACTGATGGCGAAGTGGTATCTGAAAAAGCATTAATTATTTTGCCAGAAATATATGGTGTGCAAGATTTTACTCGAGAGCTTGCACAAAAAGTCCAATCTGAGCTTAATTGGACAGGCTATGTATTAGATCATTTTTATGCTGTAACAGGTAAAGTACAGACATTTGATTATTCTGATGCATCGGCTGGTATGGCAGTTATGCAACAAATGACTGGAGAGGCTTACTTGAGCCTACTAGACAAGGCGATAGGTGAAGTGATGGCGCGCCAGCCAGATCTGGTACGACTGGCAATCTGGGGCTTTTGCTTTGGTGGTAAACTGGCTTATCTTTCGGGAGTAAATACCAGGGTGACAGATATTATATCTTTTTATGGTGGGGCTAGTTTGGCGCCAGGCTTCTATGAAGGCCAGTCGGCAGTTGAGGCGCTTACACAAAGGCGGATGGGAGATAAGAACCTACGTATCTTAGCGGCTTTTGGTAAAAATGATGAAATGATACCGGCATCGGACGTAGAAAGTATTCGCAGTCAATTAGAGCGAGCCAAGATAACTCGCGAGGTGAATACTTATCCGGCTGGCCATGCCTTTTTTAATGAAGACCGCAAGGATCGCTATGTACAGGCAGCATCAGATCAAGCTTGGCAGGATGTTTGTAGCTTTTTGATATGA
- the uppS gene encoding di-trans,poly-cis-decaprenylcistransferase, protein MTNISQNQIPQHVGFILDGHRRWAKEQGIPLLEGHRQGYKNFKKIGLAALDRGVKYVSAYVWSKENWQRSAEEVSYIMKLLLWVADHELEDIHSEGVRVVFLGNDEGLDPKIITAMRNAEEKTANNTNGTLALCLNYSGQQEIVDATKKLISSGIAANTITPEAFAQYLYAPDVPELDLLIRSSGEQRISGFMLWRSAYAELMFIDKKWPDFTEADLDSALTEYSHRQRRFGK, encoded by the coding sequence ATGACAAATATCTCACAAAATCAAATCCCGCAACACGTCGGCTTTATTCTCGATGGTCATCGGCGCTGGGCCAAAGAACAAGGTATTCCACTACTAGAAGGCCACCGTCAAGGCTATAAGAATTTTAAAAAAATTGGACTAGCGGCGCTAGATCGTGGCGTTAAATATGTCTCAGCCTACGTGTGGAGTAAAGAGAATTGGCAACGATCAGCCGAAGAAGTTAGCTATATTATGAAGCTTCTGCTATGGGTGGCCGACCATGAGCTTGAAGATATTCACAGTGAAGGTGTTCGGGTAGTTTTTCTGGGTAATGATGAAGGGCTTGATCCGAAAATCATCACCGCTATGCGTAACGCAGAAGAAAAAACGGCTAACAATACCAATGGCACATTAGCCCTGTGTTTAAATTATAGTGGTCAGCAAGAGATAGTTGATGCCACAAAAAAACTTATCTCGTCTGGCATTGCGGCTAATACGATTACACCAGAAGCTTTTGCTCAATACCTCTATGCACCCGATGTACCCGAGCTAGATTTACTCATTCGTAGCTCTGGTGAGCAACGCATATCTGGCTTTATGCTTTGGCGATCCGCCTATGCCGAACTTATGTTTATCGATAAAAAATGGCCAGATTTTACCGAAGCTGATCTAGACTCTGCCTTAACTGAATACTCTCATCGCCAACGCCGTTTTGGCAAATAG
- a CDS encoding fibronectin type III domain-containing protein, whose protein sequence is MPTKKKSTKMKVKPKSTSKVAKSRSAQGVLSSNKFNVVIAGIALLLIAVVGIFVYFASRAGTSTYQYNATTGVHTGRLFSDDSPLNQTIPGDVRYAADGQTRIQTAGVPAAFSLLTWSIPIFQADATTPKANIWCYQTDIQAPWDTCHGINTSPQPVPQGMFAQKGGDGHVTVIDTSTRKIYSYWIWKDCTLQFSLNNAKWCPATGNMASIDGNGVGGGTNVAGLAGGIIRTHEIERGNIDHALTFSTSTTCKRDPIYPALYSDGTNANQATCMPIGARFQLDPSINVDTLPNITPMEKTIAKALQKYGAYVDDTGGIFGFVIELDRTGRKVYQKAGAPDHDYFPMKAIPWDKFKMLEPQWNKDGSKAYAWTGPQITTPSPTPPTTTVTPSPTPTPGNKAPVGPASLSASVISSTQINLTWPVATDDSTGTLNYTVTRNDKQIYSGPKLSFSDTGLTPATKYNYKVTAKDVGGLVSTGATTSATTQASPTTPPPPTTDTTKPSVPGNVKSKIEFDGLKFAYYTNLTWTASYDNVGVTSYEVRRNNTSLGTTTTTNFKDYNLQPNILYSYDIYAKDAATNSSLPANTKLTGRCFIIWCWGE, encoded by the coding sequence ATGCCAACTAAAAAAAAGAGCACAAAAATGAAAGTAAAACCTAAGTCTACATCTAAAGTAGCCAAAAGTAGAAGCGCCCAAGGTGTTTTGTCGTCTAATAAGTTTAATGTTGTAATCGCCGGTATTGCCCTATTGCTAATTGCTGTGGTGGGTATTTTTGTTTATTTTGCATCGAGGGCCGGGACCTCAACTTATCAATATAATGCAACTACTGGAGTACATACTGGGCGCTTATTTTCTGACGATAGTCCTCTTAACCAGACTATTCCTGGTGATGTTCGCTATGCGGCTGATGGCCAGACTCGTATTCAAACTGCAGGAGTTCCCGCAGCATTCTCCTTGCTGACTTGGTCGATACCGATTTTTCAAGCCGATGCCACTACGCCTAAGGCTAATATTTGGTGTTATCAGACGGATATTCAAGCTCCATGGGATACTTGTCATGGGATAAATACTAGTCCTCAGCCAGTGCCACAGGGTATGTTTGCTCAGAAGGGTGGCGATGGGCATGTGACAGTTATTGATACTTCGACTAGAAAAATATACAGCTACTGGATATGGAAGGATTGCACTCTGCAGTTTAGTCTCAATAATGCTAAATGGTGCCCAGCTACTGGCAATATGGCGTCAATTGACGGTAATGGCGTAGGAGGTGGTACAAATGTAGCTGGGTTAGCTGGCGGAATAATCCGAACACACGAGATTGAACGAGGGAATATTGACCACGCACTGACTTTCTCTACTAGTACGACTTGTAAGCGAGACCCTATCTATCCAGCCCTCTATAGTGATGGCACAAACGCCAATCAGGCAACATGTATGCCGATTGGCGCTCGGTTTCAGCTTGATCCCAGTATTAATGTAGATACTCTGCCAAATATTACCCCAATGGAAAAAACTATTGCTAAAGCACTGCAAAAATATGGAGCCTATGTAGACGATACCGGTGGAATATTTGGCTTTGTCATTGAGCTTGATCGAACAGGTAGGAAAGTTTATCAGAAAGCTGGTGCTCCAGACCATGATTATTTCCCTATGAAAGCCATACCTTGGGATAAGTTTAAGATGCTTGAACCACAGTGGAATAAAGATGGCTCCAAAGCTTATGCCTGGACAGGGCCACAAATTACCACCCCCTCCCCAACTCCACCCACCACCACCGTTACCCCTAGCCCCACACCAACTCCTGGTAATAAAGCACCAGTAGGTCCAGCTAGTCTCTCTGCTTCAGTCATCTCTAGCACACAAATCAATCTGACTTGGCCAGTAGCCACCGACGATAGTACAGGGACCCTCAACTACACCGTGACTCGTAATGACAAACAAATCTACTCTGGCCCTAAGCTATCCTTCTCCGACACCGGCCTAACTCCAGCTACTAAATATAACTATAAAGTTACAGCTAAGGATGTAGGTGGTCTTGTATCCACTGGTGCAACTACCTCTGCTACCACCCAAGCATCCCCCACCACTCCACCCCCGCCAACCACCGACACCACCAAACCTTCAGTACCCGGTAATGTTAAAAGTAAGATAGAGTTCGATGGTCTAAAGTTTGCTTATTACACTAATCTAACTTGGACTGCATCTTACGATAACGTAGGTGTAACAAGCTATGAAGTAAGACGTAATAACACAAGTCTTGGCACTACTACCACTACTAACTTCAAAGACTACAATCTCCAACCCAATATCCTCTACAGCTACGACATCTATGCTAAAGATGCAGCTACTAACTCATCTCTACCAGCTAACACCAAGCTCACTGGTCGTTGCTTCATCATCTGGTGTTGGGGGGAGTAG